In one Candidatus Limnocylindrales bacterium genomic region, the following are encoded:
- a CDS encoding CPBP family intramembrane glutamic endopeptidase, translating to MNSIDAIAVEGVSPRDPKPRVWHLAALFALSETVPIFLASLTIGTLLTVGMLGGPVGHLTIRRARHLFRSSQGTLIAMACVAVVCMLLAIGVGLWSSEPFAKRLRTGRGLLSTVEIAVASAGGLALSSALGTVLRFMPGYESGGLGRFHKLCAGLHGTELWLAALLIGLLAPLGEELFYRGAMQTRLMERFGTIAGVVLTSAVFGIAHLDPLHMVVGVVMGLYLGWISVLSKSCRTTIAVHGVNNSFAVLVAVAGTASTSAAGHGPADYVASGTAWLLIAAGCVLWLQRRATRRAVLANYSDYSNLP from the coding sequence ATGAACAGCATCGACGCCATCGCGGTGGAAGGAGTTTCCCCGCGAGATCCGAAGCCGCGCGTGTGGCATCTGGCCGCGCTGTTCGCGCTGTCCGAGACCGTTCCCATCTTTCTCGCGTCGCTTACGATCGGAACTCTGCTTACCGTCGGCATGCTCGGCGGACCGGTCGGACATCTTACGATCCGCCGCGCGCGTCATCTTTTCCGAAGCTCCCAAGGCACGCTGATCGCAATGGCCTGCGTCGCCGTCGTCTGCATGCTGCTCGCCATCGGCGTCGGGCTGTGGTCGTCGGAGCCGTTCGCCAAACGCCTCCGGACCGGTCGCGGGCTGCTTTCGACCGTGGAAATCGCCGTCGCGAGCGCAGGCGGGCTCGCGCTGAGCAGCGCGCTCGGCACCGTGCTGCGCTTCATGCCGGGGTACGAAAGCGGCGGACTCGGACGTTTCCACAAGCTGTGTGCCGGTCTTCACGGCACCGAGCTGTGGCTCGCCGCCCTGCTGATCGGGCTTCTGGCTCCGCTCGGCGAAGAGCTCTTCTACCGAGGTGCGATGCAGACGCGGCTGATGGAACGCTTCGGCACGATTGCCGGCGTGGTGCTGACGAGCGCCGTGTTCGGCATTGCGCATCTCGATCCGCTGCACATGGTGGTCGGCGTCGTGATGGGGCTTTATCTCGGTTGGATCAGCGTGTTGTCGAAGAGTTGCCGCACGACCATCGCCGTTCACGGCGTCAACAATTCGTTCGCGGTGCTGGTCGCGGTTGCAGGTACGGCCTCCACGAGCGCCGCCGGTCACGGCCCGGCTGACTACGTTGCGAGCGGTACGGCGTGGCTGCTGATCGCGGCAGGATGCGTGCTGTGGCTGCAGCGCCGTGCGACGCGGCGAGCAGTGCTCGCAAACTATTCGGACTATTCGAACTTGCCGTGA
- a CDS encoding phosphoadenylyl-sulfate reductase, translating into MSESLAASQSFEFDVESLDLDHLNEMLEYKTAQERVEWAIGQLKPQIILSSSFGAQAAVCLHLCVKVWPEIPVVVTDTGYLFPETYEFIDQLTDSLKLNLKVYRAEMSSAWQEARYGKLWEQGVDGITRYNQINKVEPMQRALDDLEAKGWIVGLRRSQSSTRKKLDVLGIQNGFLKVHPIVDWNDKKVFDYMFEYDLPYHPLWEQGYISIGDTHTSHRLVDGVTEEEVRFFGLKRECGLHEEFKDETRK; encoded by the coding sequence GTGAGCGAGTCGCTGGCAGCGTCGCAGTCGTTCGAGTTCGATGTCGAGTCGCTCGACCTCGACCATCTCAACGAAATGCTCGAGTACAAGACGGCGCAGGAGCGCGTCGAGTGGGCGATCGGGCAGCTCAAGCCGCAGATCATCCTGTCGTCGAGCTTCGGTGCGCAGGCGGCTGTGTGCCTGCACCTCTGCGTGAAGGTCTGGCCGGAAATTCCGGTCGTCGTCACCGACACCGGCTATCTGTTTCCCGAGACTTACGAGTTCATCGACCAGCTCACCGACAGCCTCAAGCTCAACCTCAAGGTCTATCGCGCCGAGATGTCGTCGGCGTGGCAGGAAGCCCGCTACGGCAAGCTCTGGGAACAGGGCGTCGACGGCATCACGCGCTACAACCAGATCAACAAGGTCGAGCCGATGCAGCGCGCGCTCGACGACCTCGAAGCCAAAGGCTGGATCGTCGGCCTGCGCCGCTCGCAGTCGTCCACGCGAAAGAAGCTCGACGTGCTCGGCATCCAGAACGGCTTTCTCAAGGTCCATCCGATCGTCGACTGGAACGACAAGAAAGTGTTCGACTACATGTTCGAGTACGACCTGCCGTACCATCCGCTCTGGGAGCAGGGCTACATCTCGATCGGTGACACGCACACGTCGCATCGCCTCGTCGACGGCGTGACCGAGGAAGAAGTTCGTTTCTTCGGTCTCAAGCGCGAGTGCGGCCTGCACGAAGAATTCAAGGACGAAACCAGGAAGTAG
- a CDS encoding YkgJ family cysteine cluster protein has product MSGNGSSGDRGSGHASGSDHGAGSSHRSGSWYGDGLRFACTGCGRCCTGTDGYVWVTREEICALTERFGISLDQFGKRFLRRVGARYALVDGPHGDCVFLVGKVCSVYEDRPSQCRAFPWWPANLESRGAWLAAAETCEGISDDAPIVPFGEIESLRRSSQNAGPPDATPLRGTRSTTDPVADSPIDSKGRPSHVAKP; this is encoded by the coding sequence ATGAGCGGGAACGGATCGTCAGGCGACCGCGGATCCGGGCACGCAAGTGGCTCGGACCACGGCGCCGGCTCGAGCCACCGCAGCGGCTCGTGGTACGGCGACGGGCTTCGCTTCGCGTGTACCGGCTGCGGCCGCTGCTGCACCGGAACCGACGGATACGTCTGGGTCACCCGCGAAGAGATCTGCGCGCTCACCGAGCGCTTCGGCATTTCGCTCGATCAGTTCGGAAAGCGTTTCCTCAGGCGCGTCGGCGCGCGCTATGCGCTCGTCGACGGCCCGCACGGCGACTGCGTGTTCCTCGTCGGCAAGGTCTGCTCGGTATACGAAGACCGGCCGTCGCAATGCCGCGCGTTTCCGTGGTGGCCGGCGAACCTCGAGTCGCGCGGCGCATGGCTCGCGGCGGCCGAAACCTGCGAAGGCATCTCGGATGACGCGCCGATCGTGCCGTTCGGCGAGATCGAATCCTTGCGGAGGTCGTCGCAAAACGCCGGTCCGCCGGATGCGACGCCGCTTCGCGGCACCCGCTCGACGACCGACCCGGTCGCGGACTCGCCCATTGACTCCAAGGGTCGTCCGTCCCATGTTGCCAAACCGTGA
- a CDS encoding alkyl sulfatase dimerization domain-containing protein has translation MIFFVPVALVCLSAGCDSGPARTGPHTSADVRAAIDEQALQFPRQVIEVTGGVHVAVGYGLANSVLIVGDGGVIIVDTMESAEAAAPVREEFRRISTAPVAAIVYTHNHADHIFGAAVLAGEDHPQVIAHASFETELTRLGMMTRGVIWRRSMRQFGAMLPEADRTNCGIGPRLLNEAKSTLSPLLPTTTFDGDRTEMTIAGVHMELLHLPGETPDQIAVWLPEKRVLVSGDNYYHSFPNLYAIRGTATRDVLDWMDSIDRMRALAPAFLVPGHTLPVTGEDEIRGRLTDYRDAIQYVHDQTVRAMNEGREPDEIAALVKLPKSLASRPWLAERYGRVDWSVRSIFDKYLGWFGGDAADLSPLTRREHAERMAVLAGGSEKLRDEAVAAQKLGDSEWALELAGELAALGEFTEVAKKVRASALRSLASAEPNANGRNYELTQALEAEEQLALDPPDPSQMPAELLARIPVGRFLRAMTVRLDPVKAEGKSMAIGLRFPDTGEEWGMTVRNSVVELSPKLPAEPDMTVTADSLVWKEILTRKRNATAAFASGDVKVDRNRLELVRFLFLFR, from the coding sequence ATGATTTTTTTCGTCCCGGTTGCGCTCGTTTGCCTGTCGGCGGGTTGCGATTCGGGGCCCGCTCGCACGGGTCCGCACACTTCTGCCGACGTTCGTGCAGCGATCGACGAGCAGGCCCTCCAGTTCCCGCGCCAGGTCATCGAGGTCACCGGCGGCGTTCACGTTGCCGTCGGATACGGCCTTGCGAACTCGGTGCTGATCGTCGGCGACGGCGGCGTCATCATCGTCGACACGATGGAAAGCGCCGAGGCTGCGGCGCCGGTGCGCGAGGAGTTCCGCCGCATCAGCACGGCGCCGGTCGCGGCGATCGTTTACACGCACAATCACGCCGACCACATCTTCGGCGCCGCGGTGCTGGCGGGCGAGGATCATCCCCAGGTCATCGCGCACGCGAGCTTCGAGACCGAGCTGACGCGGCTCGGGATGATGACGAGAGGAGTCATCTGGCGGCGCAGCATGCGCCAGTTCGGCGCGATGCTGCCGGAAGCCGACCGCACCAACTGCGGCATCGGTCCTCGTCTGCTCAACGAAGCGAAGTCCACGCTGTCGCCGCTTCTGCCGACGACGACGTTCGACGGCGACCGCACGGAGATGACGATCGCCGGAGTGCACATGGAGCTGCTGCACCTGCCGGGCGAGACGCCCGACCAGATTGCGGTCTGGCTCCCGGAAAAGCGCGTGCTCGTCAGCGGCGACAACTACTATCACTCGTTCCCGAACCTTTACGCGATCCGCGGCACGGCCACTCGCGACGTGCTCGACTGGATGGACAGCATCGATCGGATGCGCGCTCTTGCGCCGGCTTTCCTCGTGCCCGGCCACACGCTTCCGGTCACGGGCGAAGACGAAATCCGCGGGCGGCTGACGGACTATCGCGACGCGATCCAGTACGTGCACGACCAGACGGTGCGCGCGATGAACGAGGGCAGGGAGCCCGACGAGATCGCCGCACTCGTCAAGCTTCCGAAGTCGCTTGCATCCAGACCATGGCTCGCCGAGCGCTACGGGCGCGTCGACTGGTCGGTGCGCAGCATCTTCGACAAATACCTCGGCTGGTTCGGCGGCGATGCTGCCGATCTTTCGCCGCTCACCCGGCGCGAGCACGCCGAGCGCATGGCAGTCCTTGCCGGCGGCAGTGAAAAGCTTCGCGATGAAGCCGTCGCCGCACAAAAGCTCGGCGACTCCGAGTGGGCGCTCGAGCTCGCCGGCGAGCTCGCCGCGCTCGGAGAGTTCACCGAAGTGGCGAAGAAGGTGCGGGCCTCCGCGTTGCGCAGCCTTGCGTCCGCCGAGCCGAACGCCAACGGTCGCAACTACGAGCTGACCCAGGCGCTCGAAGCCGAAGAGCAGCTCGCGCTCGATCCGCCCGATCCGTCGCAGATGCCCGCCGAGCTGCTGGCGCGCATTCCGGTCGGCCGCTTCCTGCGGGCGATGACGGTGCGGCTCGATCCGGTCAAGGCCGAAGGCAAATCGATGGCGATCGGCCTGCGCTTTCCCGACACCGGCGAAGAATGGGGAATGACCGTTCGCAACAGCGTCGTCGAGCTTTCGCCGAAGCTTCCCGCAGAGCCGGACATGACCGTCACCGCCGACTCGCTGGTGTGGAAGGAGATCCTCACGCGCAAGCGCAATGCGACCGCCGCGTTCGCGAGCGGCGACGTCAAGGTTGACCGCAATCGTCTGGAGCTTGTCCGGTTCCTGTTCCTGTTCCGCTAG